In Dermacentor variabilis isolate Ectoservices chromosome 1, ASM5094787v1, whole genome shotgun sequence, the genomic stretch TTTTCTGCACAACTTTCAAAACGCTGTTTAACATTTATAAAGATAGCCAATTAATTCTTGGTCACAGAAGCCTCGTACTGCACATGCGTTCCTGCATGGTAAATGCTGCTTTTACTACGCATCCTTTAGCACCAAAAACTGCTACTGCTTACGTTTGATTGTGCAcaagtaaaagagagagagagagagattgtacTAAACATCGCCACTTTCATATTTTTATAGGACCTGGTCATGTATAGCACGCAaccatatgtatatttttttaatttacttgAGTGCATAGATCTTGACACCAACAGTAATCGGTTGTCTTTTGTTAATTTTGTTTTAACACATTTTTCAGCATCTTTTATGGGAGCAACAAATAAAATTTAGGTTACGTAAACACATTAGCGCCCAGCTATTAGGGGTCATGCCAAAATGACATGCTTTTTTGGTTTTTGTCAGCTGTGTGATGTCTTTCAAGCATTCATCGGCAAACTTGTAAGCACTGAATGTAGCAGCCGCGCAGCTCATATTATGCTCGGTATTTTCTCGATACTGAGTTTTTATGTGCAAGTTTTAGAAAAATAATGGCATGAATGATGAAGGCATGCTATATAGCATTCCAAGAAAATAAATGTAGATGTTCCTTATAATGTATTCTAGAAAGACTTGTTTGTTATCAAAACACgtgatgttcttttttctttttacctcatTTTTGGCAAAAGTGCTTCTATACTGGTTTCAAAAATTCTTGGACAGTTGCAAAGACAAGTGCCATGTCAACACTATTATTTCTCTGGCCCCGTTTCTACCTTCCTTTCTGGCAACAAAGATGACGCTGTTCATGTCTTCACAGtccataataatttttttttttttaaatatttggggttttacgtgccaaaaccactttctgattatgaggcacgccgtagtggaggactccggaaattttgaccacctggggttctttaacgtgtacctcaatctaagcacacgggtgttttcgcccccatcgaaatgcgaccgccgtggccgggattcgatcccgcgacctcgtgctcagcagcccaacaccatagccactgagcaaccacggcgggttcacaaTCAATAGCGAACGATGTTACAGTAAATTTAGATAAATCAATATCAGTTTGGGCATCATCAATATTTGATAGGGAGAGATTATGGCAGATTGCAGAGCAATTTGGAGGGAAACGTAAATGTACATTCCTCTGCTAACTAAGATGAGCTATGCAAGAAAACTTTGGTAATGACTGTTTGAAACAAGAGGCAGTTTACATCATTATAGGTCAGAAAATTCTAATTTTTTTGCCGATGTCACCGAACAAAGCATGCCAACAGGATTCTTATGCGTCTACATACTTGGAACAGTAGAAACtaacaaaaaaattttttccaCTAGAATTGGAATTTTTGCATCCATCAGAAAGCTAAGTGGGCCTGTATAAAGTTTGGCTGGACTCCTTGTCGCAAGCATTTTTGTTTAAGTTAGAAGATATAACAAATTTGTCGCTGCATTGCATTTTGTTCCCATAAAGGTCTAgcatactttaaaaaaaaatcaaattcatGAGACTCACAATGCAGTTAGTGTAGAAAGGCACCAAAAATCAATAAATTCTGGctggtagattttttttttaagctttaaTTTACCTGATGCAAGTCATTACTATGAAAAGCAACAAAAGTGAACCTGCTATATAACCAGGTACTCACGTTGACAGCAAACTCGTCTGTCAAGTTTTCTCTGACACACCATGCACATATTTTGCTTGACAGGTCCAACCAGATGCATGCATGCAACATATGTGAAACAccattattttcattttccagttTTGAGGCCTTGATCTTGGTTTGAACAATTTTACACGCAGCGCAGAGATGGGTTAAATTGACACGCACTGTTCTTCTGTACATTGTTTTTTAGGCAAACAAGCATCAGCTTGAAGAAAAGAACACTTGCAGTGACACGCATTGGGATGTGAATGAAATAAGCTTTAAGAAAGCAAGACATGATGTTCTGAAATTCGGGATCAAAGGCTTGGAAAAACCCAAGCAAGAAGAAGCCAAGATCGCTCTAGCTGTGCAGCTTGGAGCCAAGGTGAGTCTTTGTATCTTATGGTTCACATGGAAACAAGTTattcccctctcccccccctctTTTTAGCCACCCAAGAACAACTACTTGAATTACAAGGAGCTCATTACTGACAGAAAAGACAAAAAAGTTAAAGAAAGGGAAGAGCGAATTCTGGTGGGTTCCCCTTTGCTTACTGAGCTTGACAGAAGATCCATAACTATGTTTACATTAaccgttttgttttgtttcagaaTGCAAGGATGGGTCTGAAGCCTAAAAGGCAAGGAAATGTCAGGCAAAGGTAAGCTGCCATACTAGCAGTCATAAGTGCATCTGCACTTCGGTAAGCCATGAATAAAGCAAGGATCTTATCTCTTTGCAGGAAAACAAGCCGCACACAACATGAAGGTGTGCATTATGTCAGTAAAGAGCTGATATCACAAgtaaagcacaaaatagcgaagaCAAAGTAAGCAGCTTGTACATATGATTAATAAAATTAGTTTTATTTGTACAAATGGCACAACTAGTAAATCACTTTGGTCTGAACCGGTCCAGAACATTGCTTGAGCTCCTGTCCTTTCGTTGTTTCACCTCAGCCTTCTTCTCTTGCCGAAGCTGTTTTAGGTGTTCCTGCATAGCAAGACGACACTGTACACCACATTGCTATACAATCTAAAACTAGTTGCTACATGTGTGCACAACCTTCCCGTGAAGGCGCGTATGATGCAGCCTACAGCTGTAGACTGCATTGATAGTGAATGCTGGTGGCAGACACAGGTTACgggagagagggggaaaaaaacacAAGGTACTTCACAAGTTGCCCTTTTAAAAACTTCCAAGTAATGGAGAAAGTTTGTCGTGAAGCAAGGAATTATGAACTCTACCTTGACATTCTGCTCTCTCAGAGCCTGCTTTACTTTGGCAGTCTTCTTCCCAACTTTGGGAGTGTAGTCAATTGTCCTTGGCTTTACCCACTGCAAACACAGAACAATATTAATATAATGTCGAGAGCAATAGGTTACAAATTTGCAGAAAGCTTTAGAAGTTGCAGCTAAAGGCACAGTCCTCCCCGTGCTTTTTCTAGTGAAACTCTCTCAAGTTTCATTTGAAGGTCACCATGGCTGAAGAGATGGCAATGGGAGACCATTTGTCAGACTACTTAGAGTCTCCCTGATTTGCCATTCCAGACTGCATGAGACTGCACTTACGCCAATGCTTGGCTGAAAGGAAAATCTCGGGCAGTCGAGAACAGCAAATCAAAGAGACCATTAGTGAACACAATTGCAACAAAGAGCTTAGCCAAGTTGGGCTTTCTTGCGACTTCGTAAAACCTTACACATGTAGCTATTTTCAGCAATGCTCTAATGAAAAACTGATTGCATAAGAACACATGACATTCACACAACTTGACCTCTCGTCTGCACACATATACACTGTAAATGTTATTCGAAAGTGCTTGCAATGAAGCACAAGTGATACAACTGTAGAGAATGTGCCCCTCGTGGACATTTAAATTTCCAAACTTTGTATTTCTTCCACAGGCTTTCAATTTATAGCACTGTTCTGTGAGAAATTATATGCGGCATTATACACATTAATTTTCAGGAACATCAACACCCCCTGGTTTCCGACTTCATGAACGCATTTGTTCCCCCTGCAATACCTGTCCTCCTGCAGCACGTGGGGCAGATGCTTCCGCTAGTTTTCCATGGCAGTGTAAGAGAAGCTTTGTGACCGGTAAATGTAATAGATTTGCTGGTTGCCCCTACCTCATTATGGTCAACATGCTTTGCCTAAAACTATTTGCAACTCATGTGTTCATAGTTTGTTTACAATCAGACAAGTCTTGGCATTCGGCAGTCTTCAAACTACTTTTTAAAGCAGCATGTTAAGATCTCGAACAGTTACCAGCAACAGTCACTTCCCCAGGGGCTCCAGACAGTTCTGACAACCCTGCACTGTGCAATCTAGCACAGCTTATTCCACCAACAACAGAATAAGTTGCATCAAGGCACTGGCAGAACTAGGCTGTAGTGCCTGACGTAACACACCCTAACACACTTGTAGTGCTGGGAAGCACTGTGTAGCTAATCTGCCTTTGGCCGgctgcaggcagtacaagctaATCTTAAAAGGAAGCTCTTTTTGAATAATCTTGACATACCAATTTCTTGTTCGATTCGTCCACTTTTGCTTGCATCCTTTCAACGTTCACCTGGCCAAGGCGCTTGGGGTCTAAGCAAATGAGCTCTGGTTGCACCTGAAACCAATATATTTGATATGACAACAATGCACCTGTGACAATTGCCCTAGTTTATCCGAACAAGCCCAGAGAGTGCAAAATGGTGATAGTTATGACAAACTTTAAGATATCAAGAGAAAAACATACTTTCTCTAGAAGAGCCTTTACTTCCATTTCTCTTCGTTGCTGCTTCGTCATGTATGGGTTGCTCTCAAGTGCATCAAAGTTTGGCTCTCCAGAGCCTGAAAACAATCACACAAATAACCATATCATTAGGAATAAACTTAATTAGCTCTTTTGCTAACAAATATTTAACACTACCTTTTTCTCGGCTAATTTTTATAAATTTCCATGGCAGGTAGTACATATAAAATGCAATGCTGACTTAGCAGCTTGGTTGTATGAAGAGGGAGCTATGCATAATATATCACAATTATCATGCAGCTAATTAGCAAAATGTCACTAAGATTTAGAATATGGCATGTTTACATCAATTTTAGAAATTCTCCAAAATATTTAGTGCTGAAAGAATTTTGTAGAGCAATTGTGCATCAAGATATCCCTCAAGAAACTTCAAAATTTCGCCAACGGCTGAAACAGCAGCCAGCCAATATCAAGTGACAGCTGGCCGGCAGCTCCACAACAGCCAAGGAGGTGAAAACATGTTAGTTAATTCGTGTTTAATGGTGCAAAAgtgactaaggccatgctgcgccagtcacaggacagtacAAGATACAATGTTAAGGCAGTAATAGCTGCGTTACCTTCAAGTCGATGTAAATACCCAGTTTCATCTAAAAACTTGAACAAGTCGGTGAATGGCACTAGCGGCTCGTTGCCCAATATtaaggcagggtgtaaaggtatatgcAAGTGATACAAATTGTTGAAATGTTTCCGCCTCTGTGTTTCAGTATGTGGACATGACATAATGATGTGGCTTACTGTAAGCAATTCATGACATTTCTGTCACTTTCTAgaaagcatattaaaaaaaatggttaatccagtttgaatagtaaggattaGTGTCTATTTTATTCATGAAGAAAACAGAagagaggggttagtaaaatgcacagcgaataaaatatctttaaaAATGAATGGTAATACCCACAtcaaatcgaacattttcaaatatgaataaaaaaggagatgcatacagaagcaaatattttcaaatatgagctatttctatcaactggtAGCAAGCttattggtatgaggcctgaactttgtcacaagtgagattctctctcagcagctaaaagtcaacctcaactgtcctgacatactctcagcctgcgcacaacACCTCAATGTTGCATTTTActgttttaaagagtttattttggtttggatgagggacacctgcatctcggcgtcagccaacattttgttttttgagctcaagctcctttaaAGAAgcgcagcacgcttcctttcccattcattcctcaatgcgtcggtcctttctgttcttgtcctcctcctGCCACGCGTTCGTCCCAGGGACGAAGCGTGGCAGGAGGACTCCCTAGGGGTcatgaaaacgtccgaaaaatcaggcagtccgaaaaaatgaatgtaaGTCTATTAGTGCCCTTAGAGGCTGAAATCAccacaggcatgtccgaaaaagctctgaaggccggccagtacacttattaggcatagcggcgctcgtactgtgacaggagttGGCGGGTGTGCGCGTGTATAGTTAAGGAACACATACTGTGTGCAGTGACAATTGctgaggatagcaataggggcttgttggtatggcatatcttattttgttatagcgcaagcttgacaaggacaatagaaggcacatctgacacacatagcgctgtgtgtgtcaaatgtgccttctgttgtccttgccaagcttgcgctataacaaaataagatatgccgtaccaatagcgctgtgtgtgtcagatgtgccttctgctgtccttgtcaagcttgcgctataacaaaataagatgtgACAATTTCCCCTTCCTACACTTGTTAAGCTTCGCTGCAATACTTTGCGAATGTTCACTGCGTAACAATGctatattgaggcgaagctgactttcgggaaccggtattatgcaacgcgccgtgctttccgagcttcgaagccaatcgctaggattacaaaggcggagtctgtGTCATTGCTGACAGGGGCgtattctttcaatgaaaaacacggcaccagacggcaagaagcttaatagcgaacgtcgaagcagctaggcctagcattgccgcggtgctggctatggctgccagcggatttgcgtgcgagagtgccggtacAGTGAACTATAAGGGGCAGTGCAGCGCGCGGAGGCAGCGACACATAGAGGCACCTGACGCCACTGGTGGCGAAAGGAGCGGCGGCGCTGCAATCGCTCACTCTTGCATGCAGCACCTGTTGCGTGGCCGCAAAGCGCTCGATAGGTGGTGTTTCGCCCACTTTCTATGAATATCTGGTGCTTTTAAATTCGTGAATGTTATAGCTCACGTCAACAGCAAGGAGGCCGGCAGCTGATATTATGCGAAATTATGCGTTTCTGCAGTTCTTATTTTACAGGGTCTCACTTAATATGCTGTTGAAATGTGTGCCAAGGAGTGAACATCGTGCAATGTAATTGCTTAATTTTAACTTCCTTTCTTGGTTACGGGGACTAGGATTTGCTGATGCAAATCAAGCAGCGGGACTTTTGTAATGCAGGTTAGTTGTTCTTGTACCCAATACCATACCAATTAATGCTGTCATTGAACTAGCGTGGAAAACTATTCTAGGTATCATTCTTCAGCGCCCTACCGGCTCTTGTGCATTTCCCCATACTCTGTGATGCCTGTAAAACGAGCATTTAGTTACAGATTACACAGACCATGGAATTGTGCCCCATTAATGAAATGCTGTACCCATGTCCCCAGTGACAAGTATTGCGCCCTAGGGATGTGTCGAATACATCCTGCAAATGTCCCTCACATGACCATTTGTCACACTTTCCATGTCTGCGAGGGACATTATGTGGACATGTTGCTTACATTTTACGGGCATATGCCAGGGCCTTTTGCATACTGTTTGCCATAATACAAATTACGGTTGCAGCGCACAGTGATAGATGCATGGGCAGAGTGCctatgcatcaagaacaggtaCATTGTATGCACATGATATGCGTGCACGCACGTGTGTGGATATACAGCAtactcctcattcttctaggccttgTGCCAAGTGCAACTGCCTTATTGAACTaagttttcaaagtaaattgcatCAGAAAATTCGTAGTACGACATAAACatgagctgcagacatgatagcttcggatagTAATTTGAACATgcgagaaaatataattctgcTACGAACAAACTCATGAGACATAGCTTTAATTGGAGGACAAATATTCACGTGCATGTAAAACAAAAAAGGTCCATGTGGGATAACCTTGGGGAATTCGTAATAGGATATCCAAGACTGACGTCCAGCAGATGTCCTATTTGTATCCGAAATGGTGCATGGACATTGGGTCATGATTCGGACGTCCTATGGACGGAGTGTTTTCACTGGTCGTTAAACTGCTTGCCAAAGCATGGTCTCCATAAATTGAACAATGAGCTGCTGTTCCATTTCAGCGAAGCTACCACTTGGCTTCCAGCATCATTGTTGTGCTAGTCCTCTCCTTCTGCTCATTCGTGTTTACTGTGCGTGTGCAACACGATTTCTACAGATGCATTGCAGTGACTTTTTCAGAATAAATGGCTTCTGCAGGCGTATGTGACTTCTATCCGTGTGTGTAAGTTTCCTCTGATGCTTTCAATTCGTGGTCATTTCTGTTCGCAACAGGAGCAACAAGTGCGGCTGTTCGACATTATTCATTAGTGCAGTTTCTGTTTTCATCTAAGGCATCGCCTATAATGTGCTGTTGAAAGGTGTGCCAAGCAAAGAACAAACGTGTAACGTAACAGCTTAATTTAAGCTTACTTTCGATGTTGTGGTAACTAATTACGTACAATTCCCCTATCACGCGGTCACTCGAGCGTGATTATGTTTGATCTGAATCTGCTCACTCGAGTTTATATAGACTGACGTTTGGGTCCTTAAGCTGTAAGCTATACAAGCTCGATCCTGGTTGCTGAACGTACCGTacttacacgattgtaagtcgacccatttttttaaatttgaaaatctgaagttgggggggtcgacttacaatcgaaaccaaagcatggcaccgccaaaaaagcgagaccaacgggagctacaacgtagttacaattttatgcttgctttatggccctacccatagctttttgctatcccgcgtgtttgttagCTTTTCAGAAGGAATTTTAatcatttttgagagttttacagtgcacttAACACTCATGGGGAGTgttgatagttgatggaagcgccgctgtttcATTCGCGGCGGCGCTTgtggggagtatcggtagtttaTGGAATAGCAGACACCGCTCACAGGTTTTTCTTTAGTTTGACAAATGGTTTGACcaaaaggcattggtttgacgcattCGACTTGACTGCCAGCTgcgtgctacttccatgcttcttcAGTCGTCATGAgagctccaggcccactaatcattcggcacttgttcacagcagcgttcaagagggctgccatcctttacgctgaagaaacaaatcactgcgcagagGGCTGCAAGTTCAATGTTTTtgaatgggtggtgcgagagtggcgactgcagcgaagcgcaattttcacctgtgacggcaagtgaggaatttcccacatgccgaagtgtggacgctttccggagctgtaggccaagcttgcggcgtacatcactgaaatgcgtgatcggtccctgccagtgaagtgcgacatggtcatgagcCGTGAGTACaaatggctggtggcagaagaccgcgaacttacgccaaccagacctgtcaaaagagcctccctgacagctGCGTGTGGCTGGGTGCATTTGGtatgggctgctgttccacaagatgtcgtggtgcggtcgtttccCAAATGTGTAATTTCACTGGATGACGACATGCTGTGGGACTGTAGCAGGGATGACGATGGCAGCGCT encodes the following:
- the LOC142585490 gene encoding uncharacterized protein LOC142585490, with the protein product MGLSSRLLKKLYDYGDSFLDDRDGTNRSNASKLRQKKSRRSNTDERRKCTTAATKLTEIERMRLELGLDDASDEPAADAQTGPAHEDRVPIVVFKDPTKRKANKHQLEEKNTCSDTHWDVNEISFKKARHDVLKFGIKGLEKPKQEEAKIALAVQLGAKPPKNNYLNYKELITDRKDKKVKEREERILNARMGLKPKRQGNVRQRKTSRTQHEGVHYVSKELISQVKHKIAKTK